AGCAGACCTGCGAGACGCCGACGCCCTCGAAGTCCTGTGCCGCCGCGCCACGTCGCGCATCGGCCCGATCGACATCCTGATCAGCAACGCTGGCGCCTACCCACGCGTCCCCTGGCCGACCATGACCCCCACCGACTGGCACGAAGCCCTCGACATCAACCTCACCAGCCACTACCTCCTCGCCCGAGCCCTTACCCCCGCCATGACCGCCCGAGGCCACGGCCGCGTCATCACCATCGGCTCCGTCCTGGCCGTCGCGGGCCGCCACGACCTCGCCGGATACATCAGCGCCAAGGCTGGCCTCGAAGGACTCACCCGTGCCCTGGCCCGAGAACTCGGCCCCGCCGGCATCACCGCCAACTGCGTCGCGCCCGGCTCCATCCAGGTGTCCGCCGAGAACGCCGTCGTCGACGACTCCGTCGCCATGACCGCCCGCCAACTGGCCCGCCAGTGCATACAGCGCCGAGGAATCCCCGACGACATCGCAGCCGTCGTCGCCTTCCTCGCCTCCGACGACGCCGGGTTCATCACCGGCCAGACCCTGCGCGTGGACGGAGGCTGGATCCTTGGCTGACATCTGGCTCATGCGCCACGCCGCCTACGAAGGCCACCGCCCCGGCTACCACGCCCCACCCAACGCCGCCCTCACCCCCGAGGGCCACGACCAGATCCGCCATGCCCTCCCCCTACCCGACGGCATCACCGGCATCGTCACCAGCCCGCTCCTCCGAGCCCGCCAGACGGCGGAAGCCCTTCGCTCCCTCACCGGACTCCCCATCGTCGCCACCACCGACCTCCTTGCCGAATGGCACGCCCCCACCGCCGTCCACGGCCACACCCCCGACACCTACCCACCCGCCTACCGCACTTGGCGAACCCACCGCACCACCTACCCCGACCTCGCCTACGAAGACGGCGAGTCCCTCACCACCCTCCACACCCGAGCCACCCACTGCGCTCACTATCTACGCGGCCTCACCGAACAGCGCCAAGGCCCCGTCCTCGCCATCTCCCACAAGCTCCTCCTCGGCGTCCTCCTCCGCCTTCCCCAGGGCCCCGCGTCTTTCGAAGCCACCGTCCATACCCCTTGGCCCTTCGCTACGGTCAAGTTCCTGCCGCGCCCGAGCTGCGACGGAGCCCAACGATGAGCCCCCGCCGTACGCTCCGCCTCTTCCTCGCACGCCGAGCCGGCGAGGTACGCCGCCACCTCGCGGCCTCCCTGCTCACCATCGCGCTGGTCGTCCTGATCTTCGGCCTCATCGGTTACCCCTTGGCCACCCTCGCCGCCGGAATGCCGACTGTCATCGCTTAACGCCCGAGGCGGCATCGACGATCACCGACGTCCAGTCCAACTTGCCGCGCCTACCGAGTTCGTCCAGCACCGCCCGGTGCAGCCGACGCCACAGACCCGCTTCCGTCCAGGCGGTGAACCGGCGGGGTGCGCGGTGGCCGACGAGACACCGAATGTCGGCGGCAGATGCCGCCACGCACACCCGCTGGTCAGCACGTACACCACAGCGGTGAACACCGCCCGCTCGTCCGGCGGCGACGTACCGCTGCCCTGGCAACGCGGCGTGAACGACGGCAGAAACGCCGCGACCAGATCCCATAACCCGTCGGGAACCAGCCGCCGCCGCGAAAGATCAGCACCCACAAAGAGCAATATGCCGCACCTGACGACACAGCCACATGAGACATCATCTCAGCGGCATTGGTCTGCGGGAAGTCCCGCCGGGGTTAATTCGACTACTGCGTTTCCTGATCACTCGTCGGCATCGAGGAGATCAGCCTGAAGTGATCGCCTCGGGTGATGCCTCCGGCTCGGTCTCGACCACCTCGCCAGAACGGTAGTACCGCCAGGCACTCTTGTACTCGTTCGGGGAGTCCGGGTACATGATCACATACCCCATGAGAGCGGCGATCTGCCAGGCATCTGAAAGCGCCTCGGATACCGATTGGAACGCCTCGTTGGCGGACAGGCCGACCTGCGGCACAGCCAGGAAGATCGACTTCGAGCGCGGCGGCTCGACGTACCGGAAGTTGTATGGCAGTCCGTTCTTGAG
Above is a window of Streptomyces sp. NBC_01803 DNA encoding:
- a CDS encoding SDR family NAD(P)-dependent oxidoreductase, translating into MSSLLTGRTALITGATGGIGSALSRRIAAQGAAIALTHLNDHRAAETLTTDITTHGGTAIPLEADLRDADALEVLCRRATSRIGPIDILISNAGAYPRVPWPTMTPTDWHEALDINLTSHYLLARALTPAMTARGHGRVITIGSVLAVAGRHDLAGYISAKAGLEGLTRALARELGPAGITANCVAPGSIQVSAENAVVDDSVAMTARQLARQCIQRRGIPDDIAAVVAFLASDDAGFITGQTLRVDGGWILG
- a CDS encoding histidine phosphatase family protein; amino-acid sequence: MADIWLMRHAAYEGHRPGYHAPPNAALTPEGHDQIRHALPLPDGITGIVTSPLLRARQTAEALRSLTGLPIVATTDLLAEWHAPTAVHGHTPDTYPPAYRTWRTHRTTYPDLAYEDGESLTTLHTRATHCAHYLRGLTEQRQGPVLAISHKLLLGVLLRLPQGPASFEATVHTPWPFATVKFLPRPSCDGAQR
- a CDS encoding transposase, translating into MGADLSRRRLVPDGLWDLVAAFLPSFTPRCQGSGTSPPDERAVFTAVVYVLTSGCAWRHLPPTFGVSSATAHPAGSPPGRKRVCGVGCTGRCWTNSVGAASWTGRR